The following coding sequences are from one Capsicum annuum cultivar UCD-10X-F1 chromosome 3, UCD10Xv1.1, whole genome shotgun sequence window:
- the LOC107862024 gene encoding amino acid transporter AVT6E translates to MDSNYSAISKDSFVELQVKDDNFRDNEPLKATPIDDLEADDIDLDNLPLIFGENESGSGIYGAVFNLTTTIIGAGIMALPATMKVLGLVVGVVLIFLMGILSEISVELLVRFSVQCKAASYGEVVQAALGKTAKILSEICIIVNNAGVLVVYLIIIGDVLSGSIRHIGVFDQWLGHGMWDHRRIVILIMLVVFLAPLCAMDKIDSLSLSSAASVALAVVFVAVAFTIAFIKLVEGKIEAPRMTPDFGSKKAILDLLVVIPIMSNAYVCHFNVQPIYNELEGRSPQKMNRVSRITSVICVLVYASTAVAGYLLFGKDTESDILTNFDKDLGIRFSTALNYIVRVGYVFHLVLVFPVIHFSLRQTVDALLFEGSAPLTESRKRCLALTAILLALLYFGSTMIPNIWTAFKFTGATTAVSLGYTFPSLIALRLSKQGSGLSVREKILSWFMLILAIVVSIVGVSGNIYSISSQSD, encoded by the coding sequence ATGGATAGCAATTATTCGGCTATTTCAAAGGATTCTTTTGTTGAATTACAAGTTAAAGATGATAACTTTAGGGATAATGAGCCATTGAAAGCAACCCCCATTGATGATCTTGAAGCGGATGATATTGATTTGGataatttacctcttatttttggtgAAAATGAATCTGGGTCTGGGATATATGGGGCGGTGTTTAATCTCACGACAACTATTATTGGGGCGGGGATTATGGCTTTGCCTGCTACAATGAAAGTTTTGGGTTTAGTTGTTGGGGTTGTTTTGATATTCTTGATGGGTATTTTGTCTGAGATTAGTGTTGAATTGCTTGTACGGTTTTCGGTTCAATGTAAGGCGGCGTCTTATGGGGAGGTTGTTCAGGCTGCATTGGGTAAAACAGCGAAGATTTTGTCTGAGATTTGTATTATTGTGAACAATGCTGGTGTTTTGGTTGTGTATTTGATTATTATTGGGGATGTTTTGTCGGGGTCGATTCGTCATATTGGGGTTTTTGATCAATGGTTAGGTCATGGAATGTGGGATCATAGGAGGATAGTGATTTTGATCATGTTGGTGGTTTTTCTTGCACCCCTTTGCGCGATGGATAAGATTGATTCGTTGAGTTTGTCTTCAGCTGCTTCTGTAGCTCTTGCTGTTGTCTTTGTTGCAGTTGCTTTTACTATAGCGTTTATTAAGCTTGTCGAGGGGAAAATTGAAGCTCCAAGGATGACGCCAGATTTCGGGTCTAAGAAGGCAATTCTAGACCTGCTTGTTGTGATCCCCATAATGTCCAACGCATATGTTTGTCACTTTAATGTTCAGCCCATTTATAATGAGCTTGAAGGCCGATCACCTCAAAAGATGAACCGTGTGAGCCGGATTACTTCCGTTATTTGCGTGTTGGTGTATGCTTCTACAGCAGTAGCTGGCTATTTACTTTTTGGGAAGGATACTGAATCTGATATACTCACCAATTTTGACAAGGATCTTGGCATTCGTTTCAGCACAGCGTTGAATTACATTGTTCGTGTTGGCTATGTTTTCCATCTGGTTCTTGTCTTCCCTGTCATCCATTTCTCCTTGAGGCAGACTGTGGATGCTTTGTTGTTTGAAGGATCTGCACCACTCACAGAAAGTAGGAAGAGGTGTCTGGCTTTGACTGCCATTCTCCTGGCACTCTTATATTTTGGGTCGACTATGATTCCTAACATCTGGACTGCTTTCAAATTTACGGGGGCCACAACTGCAGTTTCTTTAGGCTATACGTTTCCATCTCTCATTGCTCTAAGGCTGAGCAAACAAGGAAGTGGTTTGAGTGTGCGAGAGAAGATTTTGTCTTGGTTCATGTTGATATTAGCTATTGTAGTTAGCATTGTTGGAGTGAGTGGTAATATTTATAGTATTAGTAGCCAGAGTGATTGA